Proteins encoded within one genomic window of Eleutherodactylus coqui strain aEleCoq1 chromosome 1, aEleCoq1.hap1, whole genome shotgun sequence:
- the B3GNT5 gene encoding lactosylceramide 1,3-N-acetyl-beta-D-glucosaminyltransferase, with the protein MYISTRRLRRGQLLQVLATCFVMSLMVLWVQDDNNVVNHIKSFSYRYVINSYTFLNESLTNTRDKSDRHNYNYLINNKDKCKNEKVLLLLFVKTAPENRRRRDAIRSTWGNEEYIRSKYDANIKVMFALGIDKEPVQHDVLQNQLDVENKVYKDLVQQDFLDTFHNLTLKFLLQFGWVNAYCPNAKFIMTADDDIFVHTPNLVSYLKELDRIDVQDFWIGRVHRAAAPVRQKDSKYYVPYEMYPWLSYPDYTAGAAYVVSQDVAAKVYKASQTLNSSIYIDDVFMGICAKKMGISPQYHPFFSGEGKAPNHQCIYNRMMTSHGHLDDRHYLWRQATNPKVKELTSDFWGDVYCRVVNVILLCRIKFSDTYSCSAAWS; encoded by the coding sequence ATGTATATTAGTACTAGGCGGCTAAGAAGAGGCCAGCTTCTACAGGTTTTGGCAACGTGTTTTGTCATGTCCTTAATGGTCTTGTGGGTGCAGGATGACAATAATGTTGTGAACCACATAAAATCCTTCTCTTATAGATACGTCATTAATAGTTATACTTTTTTAAACGAAAGCCTGACTAATACACGGGATAAATCTGATAGGCACAACTACAATTACTTGATCAACAACAAAGATAAATGCAAGAATGAAAAGGTGCTTCTCCTACTCTTTGTAAAAACAGCGCCTGAAAACCGAAGACGTCGGGATGCAATCAGGAGTACTTGGGGTAATGAGGAATATATTCGTTCCAAATATGATGCCAACATTAAAGTTATGTTTGCCCTTGGAATAGATAAAGAACCTGTACAACATGATGTGCTCCAAAACCAACTTGACGTTGAAAACAAAGTATATAAGGATTTGGTTCAACAAGACTTCCTGGACACTTTCCATAATTTGACCTTGAAGTTCCTTCTGCAATTTGGATGGGTGAATGCATACTGTCCCAATGCAAAGTTTATAATGACAGCCGATGACGACATTTTTGTCCATACCCCAAATCTGGTTTCATACTTGAAAGAGTTGGACCGAATTGATGTTCAGGACTTCTGGATTGGTAGAGTCCATCGTGCAGCAGCTCCCGTCAGGCAGAAAGATAGCAAGTATTATGTGCCTTATGAAATGTATCCTTGGCTATCCTATCCCGATTACACTGCAGGGGCTGCCTATGTTGTTTCTCAGGACGTGGCAGCTAAAGTGTATAAAGCCTCACAGACTTTAAATTCCAGTATCTACATAGATGATGTTTTTATGGGAATATGTGCCAAAAAAATGGGCATTTCACCTCAATATCACCCATTCTTTTCAGGGGAAGGAAAGGCCCCTAATCATCAGTGCATCTATAACAGAATGATGACATCCCATGGACATCTagatgatcgccattatctatggAGGCAAGCCACAAACCCAAAAGTGAAAGAGTTGACTTCTGACTTCTGGGGTGATGTTTACTGTAGAGTAGTGAATGTGATTCTTCTTTGCAGGATTAAATTCAGTGATACGTACTCATGTTCTGCAGCATGGTCCTAA